The genomic segment CGATGAAGCTGCGCGCCGTCGTCATCCCCGCGACCCCGCTGCTGGGCCCCGCCGATCTGCGCGACCGGGTGGAGCGCGGCCGGGTCAAGCACGTGATCGTACGGGCCGAGGACGCCCCCAAGTTCGAGGACGTACCCGGTCGTTACACCCGGACCACGGTCGGCGGCACGGTGGACGGCTGGCGGTCGTACGAGGAGGCCTACGCGGCCCCCACCCGCTTCGAGCCGAACGGCGCGACCAATGCCACCGACCCGCTGATGCTGTACTTCACCTCGGGCACCACCGCCCGGCCCAAACTGGTCGAGCACACCCATGTGTCGTATCCCATCGGCCACTTGGCGACCATGTACTGGATCGGCCTGAAGCCCGGCGACGTCCATCTCAACATCTCCTCGCCCGGCTGGGCCAAGCACGCCTGGTCCAACCTCTTCGCCCCGTGGAACGCGGAGGCGACCGTGTTCATCCACAACTACACCCGCTTCGACGCCGGCCGGCTGCTCTCGGAGATGGACCGCGCGGGGGTCACCACCTTCTGCGCCCCGCCCACCGTGTGGCGCATGCTCATCCAGGCGGACCTGACCCAGCTGCGCACCCCGCCCCGCGAGGTCGTCGCCGCCGGGGAGCCCCTCAACCCCGAGGTCATCGAGCAGGTGCGGCGCGCCTGGGGCGTCACCATCAGGGACGGCTTCGGCCAGACCGAGACCGCCGTCCAGGTCTCCAACAGCCCCGGCCAGGAACTGAAGACCGGCTCGATGGGCCGGCCCGGCCCCGGCTTCAAGGTCGTTCTCCTCGACCCCGTCTCGGGCGCCCCCGACGTCGACGAGGGCGAGATCGCCCTGGACCTCTCCAACCGCCCCGTCGGCCTGATGACCGGCTACCACGGCGACCCGGACCGTACGGCGGAGGCCATGGCCGGCGGCTATTACCGCACCGGCGACATCGGCTCACGGGACGCGGAGGGCTACATCACCTACGTGGGCCGCGCGGACGACGTGTTCAAGGCGAGCGACTACAAGATCAGCCCGTTCGAGCTGGAGAGCGCCCTGCTGGAGCACGAGGCCGTCGCCGAGGCGGCAGTGGTGCCCGCGCCGGACGAGGTGCGGCTCGCGGTACCGAAGGCGTACATCGTGCTGGCGGCCGGCTGGGAGCCGGGACCGGACACCGCGAAGGTGCTGTTCGAGCACTCCCGGACCGTCCTCGCGCCCTACAAGCGTCTGCGCCGCCTGGAGTTCGGCGACCTGCCGAAGACCGTGTCGGGCAAGATCCGCCGCATCGAGCTGCGCGAGGCCACGGCCGAGGGCTCGGACGCGGAGTACCGCGAGGAGGACTTCCGGTGACGGAACGAGGAGACCTTCCGACGACGGCGACGACGACGGAGCGAGGCGGCCATCCGACGACGGAGCGAGGCGGCCATCCGACGACGGAACGAGGCGGCCGTCCGACGACGGAACAAGGAGGCCGTCCGGTGACGGAGCCGTCGTACACGCACGGTACGAGCGACACGGTCCTGCTCGGCGACACGATCGGTGCCAACCTCGACCGGGCGGTCGCGGCCTGGCCCGACCGCGAGGTGCTCGTCGACGTGCCGTCCGGGCGGCGCTGGACGTACGCCCAATTCGCCGCGGACGTGGACCGGTTGGCGTACGCCCTGCTCGCGAGCGGCGTGGCCAAGGGCGACCGGGTCGGTATCTGGGCGGTCAACTGCCCCGAGTGGGTGCTCGTCCAGTACGCCACCGCCCGTATCGGCGCGATCATGGTGAACATCAACCCGGCCTACCGCACCCACGAGGTCGAGTACGTCCTCAACCAGGCCGGTGTCTGCCTGCTCTTCGCCTCGCTCAGCCACAGGACGAGCGACTACCGGTCGATGGTCGAGCAAGTCCGCTCCAGGTGCCCGAAGTTGAGGGAGACCGTCTACATCGGGGACCCGAGCTGGGACGCGCTGATCGCGCGCGGGACGCCGGTGCCGTACGAGGAACTGTCCTGCGACGACCCGATCAACATCCAGTACACCTCGGGTACCACGGGCTTCCCCAAGGGGGCGACCCTCTCCCACCACAACATCCTCAACAACGGTTACTTCGTGGGGGAGTTGATCGCATACACCGAGCAGGACCGGATCTGCGTGCCCGTGCCCTTCTACCACTGCTTCGGCATGGTGATGGGCAATCTCGCGGCGACCTCGCACGGCGCCTGCATCGTCATCCCGGCCCCGGCCTTCGACCCGAAGGCCACGCTGGACGCCGTCCAGCAGGAGCGCTGCACCTCCCTGTACGGTGTACCGACCATGTTCATCGCGGAGTTGAACCTCCCCGACTTCGACGCCTACGACCTCTCGTCCCTGCGCACCGGCATCATGGCGGGCTCGCCCTGTCCGGTGGAGGTGATGAAGCGGGTGGTCGCCGAGATGCACATGACGGAGGTCTCGATCTGCTACGGCATGACGGAGACCTCGCCCGTCTCCACCCAGACCCGGCGCGACGACGACCTGGAACACCGCACCGGGACGGTCGGCCGCGTCCTCCCGCACATCGAGGTGAAGATCGTCGACCCGGTGACCGGGGTGACCCGACCACGCGGTGCGGCAGGTGAGTTGTGCACCCGTGGCTACAGCGTGATGCTCGGCTACTGGGAGGAGCCGGAGAAGACCGCCGAGGCCGTCGACGCCGGCCGGTGGATGCACACCGGCGACCTGGCGACGATGCGCGAGGACGGGTACGTCGAAATCGTCGGCCGGATCAAGGACATGATCATCCGGGGCGGCGAGAACATCTACCCGCGCGAGATCGAGGAGTTCCTGTACGGCCACCCGAAGATCGCCGACGTCCAGGTGGTGGGCGTACCGCACGAGCGCTACGGCGAGGAGGTGCTGGCCTGTGTCATCCCGCGCGAGGCCGCCGAACCGCTCACGCTGGAGGAGCTACGGGCCTTCTGCGACGGGCAGTTGGCGCACTACAAGATCCCGAGCGCGCTGCGGATCCTGGACTCCTTCCCGATGACGGTGTCGGGGAAGGTGCGGAAGATCGAGCTGCGGGAGCGGTACACGACCGAGTAGGGATGCGCCCCGCAAGGAGCGCTCAGGCCTCGGCGCAGGCGGCGACGAGGGTCGTCGCCGCGCGGTTCACCGGCTGCGGGGTGCCCGTGAGGTCCAGGACGAACAGGGAGACGCCCAGGCCGTCGGCGCGGTCGCGGGCGTCGCTCGTGTACCCGGCGAGGGCGAAGAAGACGCAGTCGGTGGACTCCGTCATGGCCGTCAGCCACAGGCACTCGACGTCGCGCAGCGAGGCCGGGCGCACCGACGGGTCCACCTGGACCAGGGCGCCCCGCGTGGCCAGCCCGATCCCGGAGGGCTGGCGCTGGTCGGCGCGGCGGATGTCCCGGTAGCCCAGCCAGCGCAGATAGAGGGCCACGGCGGTGACCGCGTCGCGGGCCGTGCGGATGGTGTAGGGCCGGAAGGCCGCCCGGGGTCCGGCGGGCACTCCGGCCGTGTCCATGGCGCCGCCGGTTCTCAGCGGCCGTACGCCGCCGGCCACGGGAACGCGCAGCACGGTCCCGCAGGAGCAGCCCAGCTCCGGATGGGGCCACTGGTCCGCGCGACCGCAGTCGCCGCAGCGCACGGTCACCCAGTCCTCGTCCCAGGTGTGGTGCGTGACGGAGGTGGGGGCGGCGCGGCGGTCCAGGGGCGGGGCGACCGGGGCGCCGCACGCACAGGGGTAGGCCGGCGCGGCGTACTGATGCTCCCGCCCGCAGTCCGGGCACCGCACCGCCATGCTCTCGCTCATGCTCCCCACCCCACCCCACCACCGGGCCACCCTCGAAAACGCCCCCTCATCGTCCTCCAGCCAGGGCTGTCCCGGCAGGGAAACACCCCGAGACGCCGAAGGTGGATTCCGCCGCCCACGCCCTTGACGCTCCTGACACCGCCCCCTACATTGCTTCCAGATAGCAGAAGATTATTTCCGTAATGCGGAAATGTGCACACGCGATACGCCCAGGCAATCGACGAGATACGGAAGTGCTCACCGCGGGGCGCGACGGGAGCGCGAGTCCGGCAGCTGAAGCAGGAGTACGCAATGGCTCGTATGACCGCTGCCCGCGCGGCAGTCGAGATCCTCAAGCGTGAGGGCGTCCGTGACGCGTTCGGTGTCCCCGGCGCGGCGATCAACCCCTTCTACGCGGCCCTGAAGGCCTCCGGCGGCATCCAGCACACCCTCGCCCGGCACGTCGAGGGCGCGGCGCACATGGCCGAGGGCTACACCCGCACCCGCCCCGGCAACATCGGCGTGTGCGTCGGCACCTCGGGGCCCGCCGGCACCGACATGATCACCGGGCTCTACTCGGCCACCGGTGACTCCATACCGATCCTCTGCGTCACCGGCCAGGCGCCCACGGCCGTGCTCCACAAGGAGGACTTCCAGGCCGTCGACATCGCCTCCATCGCCAGGCCCGTCACCAAGATGGCCGTCACCGTCCTGGAGGCAGCGCAGGTCCCCGGCGTCTTCCAGCAGGCCTTCCACCTGATGCGCTCCGGGCGCCCCGGTCCCGTCCTCGTCGACCTGCCCATCGACGTCCAGCTCACCGAGATCGAGTTCGACCCGGACACGTACGAGCCGCTCCCGGTCTACCAACCCGCCGCCACCCGCGCCCAGATCGAGAAGGCGATCGGGCTGCTGAACGAGTCGGAGCGGCCGCTGATCGTCGCGGGCGGCGGGATCATCAACGCCGACGCCTCCGAACTCCTCGTGGAATTAGCCGAGTTGACCGGAGTTCCCGTCGTCCCCACGCTCATGGGCTGGGGTGTCCTGCCCGACGACCACGAGCTGAACGCCGGCCTGGTCGGTCTGCAGACCTCGCACCGCTACGGCAACGCGACCTTCCTGGAGTCCGACTTCGTCCTCGGCATCGGCAACCGCTGGGCCAACCGGCACACCGGGAAACTGGACGTCTACACGGCCGGGCGGACGTTCGTCCACGTCGACATCGAGCCCACCCAGATCGGCAGGATCTTCGCCCCCGACTACGGCATCGCGTCCGACGCCGGGGCCGCACTGGAGCTGTTCGTGGCGGTGGCACGGGAGTTGAAGGCGCAAGGGAGGATGCCGGACCGCTCCGCGTGGGCGGCCGCCACGCAGGACCGCAAGGCCCGCCTCCAGCGCCGCACGCACTTCGACGACATCCCGATCAAGCCGCAGCGCGTCTACGAGGAGATGAACAAGGCCTTCGGCCCCGAGACCCGCTACGTCTCCACCATCGGCCTCTCGCAGATCGCCGGCGCCCAGATGCTGCACGTCTACCGCCCGCGCCACTGGATCAACTGCGGCCAGGCGGGCCCGCTGGGCTGGACGATCCCCGCCGCGCTCGGCGTCGCGAAGGCCGACCCGGAGGCGTCCGTCGTCGCCCTCTCCGGCGACTACGACTTCCAGTTCATGATCGAGGAGCTGGCGGTCGGGGCGCAGCACCGCATCCCGTACGTCCACGTCCTGGTCAACAACTCCTACCTGGGCCTCATCCGCCAGGCCCAGCGCGCCTTCGACATCGACTTCCAGGTCAACCTGGAGTTCGAGAACGTCAACTCGCCCGAGCTGGGCGTCTACGGCGTCGACCACGTCAAGGTCGCCGAGGGCCTCGGCTGCAGGGCGATCCGGGTGACCGACCCGGCCGAACTGGGCGCCGCCTTCGAGCAGGCGAAGAAGCTCGCGGCGGAGTACCGGGTGCCGGTCGTCGTCGAGGCGATCCTGGAACGTGTCACCAACATCTCGATGTCCACGACGAACGACATCGGCAACGTGGTGGAGTTCGAGGAGATCGCGACGGAGCCGGGACACGCGCCCACGTCGATCAGGGCGTTGCGGGTGTGAGGCGTACGGCGCCGACGGTGCCGCAGGGCCGTCGGCGACGGCGTACGGACGTCTGGGGGCGGCTCATCCGGGGGGTGGGCCGCCCGGCCCCGCGCCCGGGCCGTCGTACGGCAAGGGTGTGCTCCGAGTCGTCCGGCGGTGGGGGAGGGGAGGCCTCGGCAGCGGCGCGACCTCGCATGACGCGAGCCGCTTTGCCGCGCCGCCGCTCATGGCCTCCCCCGTTTCCCCGGTTCTCCCCCGATCCCCGGGCCCCCGTTTCCCCCCGACCCCCGTGTTCCCCCGTGCCCCGTTTCCCCCGTGGGGCCTTTCCCCCGTCGAGGCCCGCCGCCCCCGTGCCGACGGGCCCCGTGTGACGAGAATGTGCCCTGACCCAGGGGTAGTTGAAGCCTTGGCACACGGGTTCAGAGGTTGATTTGAGGGTTCCGTAGACGGTCTACGCACGCTTGCGTAGGCAGCAAGCCGGTGGCCGGTGGCCGGTGATCGGGTTGTCCGACCCTGATCGCACAGTCCCTACCATGGCGACGCGCTGGTGGAACCGGCCGCGGCCGCCGGGTGGCAAGGAGCTCGAACGGCTGCCGGCGGAGGCAGGGGCCACGGCGGCCGGCGCCGGCGAGTGGAACGTGGTGCGCATGCTGGGCACCCGAGGACCGGCCCGGACGGTGGGTGATCCCACGCGGCCGCGCCGTAGACGGTCCTGTGGCGGGAGTGCGTCCTGCGTGACGGCCGCATCGACATCGAGGACCCGGCCGTCGCGCCCGGACATCGTCATCTCCCCGGCGGCCCTCGCCCTGCTCTCCACCGACGACCAGAGGCAACTCATCCTCCAGGAGACCGAGTTGCGCCGTCGTGCGGCCGGTCTCGAAGAGCTGCGCACGGCGTCGAGGACCCGGACGCCCTGGAACGGGACCTCCAGAGCGCGTTGGAGGGGCAGCACCGCATCTTCGGCGGTCGTTTCGGCGGCGAGGCCGCGCACCGCAGGCTCGCGCCCGGTGACGAGTCGACCTCCCGCTGGTCCGCGGTGACGGCGCCCCGCACATCGTTTGACGGGACTGGACGAGGACCGGCACCGCATCCGCGACGAGTTCGGCATCGAGCCCCGCCGGGCCAGGACGAGTTCGGCATCGAGCCCCGCCGGGCCAGTGCGCTCGTGCTCGTCGGTCACCGCGCCCTCCATCCGGACGTGCCGGAGGCGGAGATCACCGAGGCCCTGCGCACGTTCAACACCCATAGATCCTGGATCCTGGATCTTGGACCCCACCCGGCGCCCCAAGTCCTCCAGCTCTCGAACTCGCCGGCTCTCCGGATCGCGATGGGTCGGACCGCGGCGGATGCGACGGCGCCGGTTCCGCGTCCCTCACGTCGAGACGCGGGCCGGAGCCCGCACCACCGCACTGGCGCGCAGCCGCCGCGGTCCGTGCCCTGCCCGCGTGCTCCGACGCTCACCCCTCATCCGGGTCGGTCGGAAACGGTCGCGGGCGGTGCGTCCGGTGGCTGATGGGTGTCCATCAGGGACCGGACGCCGTTCGGGGATGCGTGAAGTCGATCGCCGGATCGGGCGGTTCGCGCACCGTGCCGGTGTCGGCCAGACCCTCACCCACCGTCAAGAGGCGTACGGACATCGCGGTGCGCCCGCCGACGCCCCTCAGGAAGTCGGCGTATCCCGGACGGTGGTTCCGGTCCGCGACGGCACCTGGGCGCGACAGGACAGATGTCGGCGCCGCCGCGGACCGGAAGTTCGGGGAGCCGGCGCCTCAGACCCGGGCGCCGGAGAGGCGGTCCACGGCGCGCAGCAGGGCCGAGTGGTCGAGGCCGCCGTCGCCCTGGGCGCGCAGCGAGGCGACCAACTGGGCCACCACGGCGCCGACGGGCAGGGCGGCGCCCACGGTACGGGCGGCGTCGGTGACGATGCCCATGTCCTTGTGGTGCAGGTCGATGCGGAAGCCCGGCTTGAAGTCCCGGTTCAGGAAGTTGTCCTTCTTGCGGGTCAGCACGGTCGAGCCGGCGAGCCCGCCGCCCAGGACGTCGAGCGCCGCCTTCAGGTCCACGCCCGACTTCTCCAGGAAGACCACGGCCTCGGCGCACGCCTGGATGTTCACGGCGACGATCAGCTGGTTCGCGGCCTTCACGGTCTGGCCGGAGCCGTGCGGACCGCACAGCACGATGGTCCTGCCGAGCGCCTCGAAGACCGGCGCGGCCTCGTCGAAGTCGGCCTGCTCGCCGCCGACCATGATGGACAGCACGGCCTCGATCGCGCCGGCCTCACCGCCGGACACCGGGGCGTCGAGCACCCGGATGCCCTTCTGCTGCGCCGCCCTCGCGAGGTCGACCGAGGTCTGCGGGGTGATGGACGACATGTCGATCAGCAGGGTGCCGGGCCTGGCGTTGCGCAGGATGCCGGCAGGGCCGTACGCGATGGCCTCGACCTGCGGGGAGGCGGGCACCATCGTGATGACGACGTCGGCGTCGCGCACCGCCTCGGCGACGGAGGCCGCCGCGGTACCGCCGACGGCGGTCAGCCGGTCGAGCTTGTCCTGCTCCAGGGTGTGGCCCGTGACCTCGTAACCCGCTTTGATCAGGTTCTCGGACATGGGGGAGCCCATGATGCCGAGGCCTATCCACGCGATCTTGGGGAGATTGCTCATGGTGAGGGTGCCTCTCTGACTGCTCTGCTGCGTCTGTGGGGTGGGCCACGCCCGTGGGGTGGGCGCTCAGTGCGCCGCGCGGGCCTCTCGGGGGAGCCACTCCAAGGCCTCGGCGCTAGGCCGGTCGCCCGGCTTGTACTCCAGGCCGACCAGGCCCTCGTACCCGGCCTTGGCGAGCTGGTCGAGGTGCTCCTCCAGCGGGACGGTCCCGGTGCCGGGGGCGCCGCGGCCGGGGTTGTCGGCGATCTGCACATGGCCGGTCCTGTCGGCGTACTCGGCGATCACCCGCGGCAGGTCCTCGCCGTTCATGGACAGGTGGTAGAGGTCCATCAGGAAGCGCGCGTTGCCGAGGCCCGACGCCTGGTTGACCTTGTCGACGACGCAGACGGCGGCCGGGGCCGACACCAGGGGGTAGAGCGGCGACTCCACCTTGTTCAGGACCTCGATCAGCAGCATCGCGCCGATCCGGTCGGCGGCCCGCGCCGCCAGGACCAGGTTCCGCAGCGCGAGCGCGTCCTGCTCGGCCGGGTCCACACCGGCGACGCGGTTGCCGTAGAGGGCGTTGAGCGCCCCGCAGCCGACGGACCCGGCGAAGTCCGCGGCCACGTCGATGTTGGCGCGGAACCGCTCCGACTCCTCGCCCGGGATCGACAGCGCGCCCCGGTCGGGGCCCGGGAGCACTCCGGAGTAGAAGTTCAGCCCGGTCAGCCGCACGCCCGCGTCCTCGATCGCGCCCCGCAGGGCGTCGAGTTCGGACCGCGCGGGGGTGGGCGAGTCGACCCAGGGCCACCACAGCTCGACCGCGGTGAAGCCGGCCGCGGCGGCGGCCGCGGGGCGCTCCAGGAGCGGGAGTTCCGTGAAGAGGATCGACAGGTTGACGTTGTAGCGCTGCTCTGCGAATCCCATGGGGCCTCAGGCGCTCCCTTCCGTACTCTTATTTCGTCCTGTTTCCATATTGTGGAATTCACTTTCTACTTAACGGAAGACTGTCGCTGACCTTTGGGCCTTGTCAAGAGGGCTCGGTGGAAAACGGCACGGGAGATGCCGGTGGGACGCGAACGCGAGAGGGGCGTGTCAATCCGTCGGCATACGCAGGGCGAGGAGGGCCACGTCGTCGGCGCTGCCGGGCGGCATACGGGCGAGCAGTTCGTCGCACAGGGTGTCCAGTGGTGCGTCGGCGAGTGCCAGAGCGTGGTGGCGCAGGCGGCCCAGGCCGGTGTCGAGGTCGCTGCCGGGGATCTCGATCAGGCCGTCGGTGTAGAGCAGCAGGGTGGAACCGGGCGGCAGGGGCTGCGCGGCGTTCGGACGGCTGCCCGCGCCGGGGTCCGGTGGGGCGCCGAGGAGGAGCCCCTGGCCGCCTTCGAGGTACCGCGCGTGTCCGCCGGGGGTCAGCAGCAGAGGCGGCGGGTGTCCGGCACTGGTCCACCGCAGGGTCCATGGACCCGCGTCCGGGTGGCCTTCGACCCGGGCGAGGACGAGGGTCGCCATGGAGACGGTGGTGATGGCGGGCATGGCGTCGTCGAGGCGGTCCACGATGGTGCCCGGCGGCCCGGCGTGGTCCCACGAGTGGTCCCAGGCCAGCGAGCGCAGGATGCCGTGCAGTTGGGCCATCCCGGCCGCCGCCGTCAGGTCGTGACCCACGACGTCGCCGATGACCAGCGCGAGCGTGCCGTCCTTCAGCTCGAACGCGTCGTACCAGTCGCCGCCCACCTGGGAGCCGGCCGGGGCGGGCTGGTAGCGGGCGGCCAGGCGCAGGCGGCCGGGCTGGGGCAGCGGGGCGAGCAGGTTGCGCTGCATGGCCTCGGCGATGGCGCGCTGGCGGCCGAACCGCCGTGCGTTGTCGATGACCAGACCGACCCGGCGGCCGATGTCGCTCACCACCTCCAGGTCGTCGGCGTCGAAGGGGTGCGCCGGGTCGGTTCGCACCACCGTCAGGGCGCCGGTGATCTGCCGTCTGGACCCCAGCGGCACCGTGATGGCGGACGTCGCGCCCACGGTCCGCAGGAAGTCGCCGTGCACGGCGGCCAGGGGAGCCTCGGGCGGGGCGGCCGCCGTCACGACCTCGTCCCACAGCACGGGAGCACCGCCGCGCAGTACGTGGACAAGAGGCGATCGGTCCGCCTCCCCGGCCTCGGGAAGGTGTTCACGCCTGCCCTCCAGCGTGGGGTCCCGGCCCGCGGGACCGGTCACCGCGACCCGGTGGACCTGCCCGGAACCGGCCCGGAGGTCCACCGCCGCCCAGTCGGCGAGGCGGGGAACCAGCAGGCGGCCCAGCCGGGCGAGGGCCTCGTCGGTCTCCAGGGTCTGCCCGAGTACGTCGGTGATCTCCGCGACCAGCGTCAGCCGCTCGGTGAGGTCCTCCAGCGCACTCGTGTAGGCGGCCCGTTCCCGACGCGCGCCATGGTCACCGGTGACGTCGGTGAACAGCACGGCCATGCCCTCGAAGGAGCCGTCGTCCGCCAGCGGGGAAGCGGACCAGGAGATCGTGACCAGACGACCGTCACCGCGCAAATGGCTGTCGCCCTCCCCGCTCGTGGCGACCCCCGCGGCCAGCGCCCGGAGCAGCGGGCACCGCTCCCGGATGAGCGAGCCGCCGCCCGCGTCCCGGTGCAGCAGTTCGTGCGCGTCCTTCCCGCGCATCGCGGTGGCGGCACGGCCCAGCAGCCGCTCGGCGGCCGGGTTGACGGCGAGGATCCGTCCGGTCGACCCGACCACCATCAGGGCGGTGTTCAGCTGCTCGACGACCTGGCGCCAGAACCCCGGCTGGGCCGTCGACCACGACCGCCCCTCGTCTCCCGGACCGGGCACCGCACCCTCCACCATGGGGTCCTCCCGTCGTGGCGGCCGCGCACCGCAGACCGCGGGCCGCAGACGCGTCAGCGGATGCGTCAGCGGAAGTGACACACCGGTGAACGATGGTTCCCCGCCGGGGCCCCGTCCGTACGGCCGACATGACGATCCGTCAGTCCATCTGGCCCCGCGCCTCCCGCGGCGCGGCTTCGCCGTCAGCGGAGGGGACGCCGCCTGGTACGCCGGGACGCCCGCGCCGCGAAGAAGATCACGTCGGCGGCGAAGACCACGATGCCGATGGCCAGGAGAGGGCCCAGGCCCTCCGCCGCGACACCGATGAGTCCCAGTACGACGGCCACCAGGAGCAGCAGAAGGAACAGCGCCATCACCCGGGACCACCTCCTCTGTGCCGTGTGCGTACGGTCAGCGGCGGGCGAGCTGACGTGCGCCTCCTGCTCCCGGCCGGTACGTCATGCCGTAGTGCCGGAAGATCTCCTCCTCCTGCTCGGCCGGCAGCACGTCGTCCGTCCCGATCGACGGGGCTTTCCGTACCTGCCCCTTGTGGTAGGAGACCTTGACGTAGCCCGGGCCGACCACCGCGTCGTCGAGGGGGACGAAGACCAGGCGGTGACGGGTGGGCAGCCCGGTCCGGACGGTGGCCATGGCCGGTTCGTCGGTGACGGTGTCCACGTAGACCGCTTCGAGCATGCCGATCCTGCGCTGTTTCGCGTCGACCACGTCATGGTTGCGCCACTCGCGGATGTCGGCTGAACGGATCATGCCCTGCTCCCTGTCTGCGCGCTCCGCCGGGCGGTGTCGGTACGACGGCCCCGGCGGAGACACGTCAGGGGCCGTCCTGCGGGCCCGAGCACATGAGAGCGCCGACCCCTTTGTCATCGTATGACC from the Streptomyces sp. NBC_00310 genome contains:
- a CDS encoding AMP-binding protein codes for the protein MSARTSATDEFRAARDFLLAHREDYATAYKGFTWPRPEYFNWALDWFDVIARENDRTALHIVEEDGTETVLSFAEMSARSSQVANRMRDRGVRADDRVLVMLGNQAELWETALAAMKLRAVVIPATPLLGPADLRDRVERGRVKHVIVRAEDAPKFEDVPGRYTRTTVGGTVDGWRSYEEAYAAPTRFEPNGATNATDPLMLYFTSGTTARPKLVEHTHVSYPIGHLATMYWIGLKPGDVHLNISSPGWAKHAWSNLFAPWNAEATVFIHNYTRFDAGRLLSEMDRAGVTTFCAPPTVWRMLIQADLTQLRTPPREVVAAGEPLNPEVIEQVRRAWGVTIRDGFGQTETAVQVSNSPGQELKTGSMGRPGPGFKVVLLDPVSGAPDVDEGEIALDLSNRPVGLMTGYHGDPDRTAEAMAGGYYRTGDIGSRDAEGYITYVGRADDVFKASDYKISPFELESALLEHEAVAEAAVVPAPDEVRLAVPKAYIVLAAGWEPGPDTAKVLFEHSRTVLAPYKRLRRLEFGDLPKTVSGKIRRIELREATAEGSDAEYREEDFR
- a CDS encoding AMP-binding protein yields the protein MTEPSYTHGTSDTVLLGDTIGANLDRAVAAWPDREVLVDVPSGRRWTYAQFAADVDRLAYALLASGVAKGDRVGIWAVNCPEWVLVQYATARIGAIMVNINPAYRTHEVEYVLNQAGVCLLFASLSHRTSDYRSMVEQVRSRCPKLRETVYIGDPSWDALIARGTPVPYEELSCDDPINIQYTSGTTGFPKGATLSHHNILNNGYFVGELIAYTEQDRICVPVPFYHCFGMVMGNLAATSHGACIVIPAPAFDPKATLDAVQQERCTSLYGVPTMFIAELNLPDFDAYDLSSLRTGIMAGSPCPVEVMKRVVAEMHMTEVSICYGMTETSPVSTQTRRDDDLEHRTGTVGRVLPHIEVKIVDPVTGVTRPRGAAGELCTRGYSVMLGYWEEPEKTAEAVDAGRWMHTGDLATMREDGYVEIVGRIKDMIIRGGENIYPREIEEFLYGHPKIADVQVVGVPHERYGEEVLACVIPREAAEPLTLEELRAFCDGQLAHYKIPSALRILDSFPMTVSGKVRKIELRERYTTE
- the gcl gene encoding glyoxylate carboligase, producing MARMTAARAAVEILKREGVRDAFGVPGAAINPFYAALKASGGIQHTLARHVEGAAHMAEGYTRTRPGNIGVCVGTSGPAGTDMITGLYSATGDSIPILCVTGQAPTAVLHKEDFQAVDIASIARPVTKMAVTVLEAAQVPGVFQQAFHLMRSGRPGPVLVDLPIDVQLTEIEFDPDTYEPLPVYQPAATRAQIEKAIGLLNESERPLIVAGGGIINADASELLVELAELTGVPVVPTLMGWGVLPDDHELNAGLVGLQTSHRYGNATFLESDFVLGIGNRWANRHTGKLDVYTAGRTFVHVDIEPTQIGRIFAPDYGIASDAGAALELFVAVARELKAQGRMPDRSAWAAATQDRKARLQRRTHFDDIPIKPQRVYEEMNKAFGPETRYVSTIGLSQIAGAQMLHVYRPRHWINCGQAGPLGWTIPAALGVAKADPEASVVALSGDYDFQFMIEELAVGAQHRIPYVHVLVNNSYLGLIRQAQRAFDIDFQVNLEFENVNSPELGVYGVDHVKVAEGLGCRAIRVTDPAELGAAFEQAKKLAAEYRVPVVVEAILERVTNISMSTTNDIGNVVEFEEIATEPGHAPTSIRALRV
- a CDS encoding 2-hydroxy-3-oxopropionate reductase translates to MSNLPKIAWIGLGIMGSPMSENLIKAGYEVTGHTLEQDKLDRLTAVGGTAAASVAEAVRDADVVITMVPASPQVEAIAYGPAGILRNARPGTLLIDMSSITPQTSVDLARAAQQKGIRVLDAPVSGGEAGAIEAVLSIMVGGEQADFDEAAPVFEALGRTIVLCGPHGSGQTVKAANQLIVAVNIQACAEAVVFLEKSGVDLKAALDVLGGGLAGSTVLTRKKDNFLNRDFKPGFRIDLHHKDMGIVTDAARTVGAALPVGAVVAQLVASLRAQGDGGLDHSALLRAVDRLSGARV
- a CDS encoding TIM barrel protein translates to MGFAEQRYNVNLSILFTELPLLERPAAAAAAGFTAVELWWPWVDSPTPARSELDALRGAIEDAGVRLTGLNFYSGVLPGPDRGALSIPGEESERFRANIDVAADFAGSVGCGALNALYGNRVAGVDPAEQDALALRNLVLAARAADRIGAMLLIEVLNKVESPLYPLVSAPAAVCVVDKVNQASGLGNARFLMDLYHLSMNGEDLPRVIAEYADRTGHVQIADNPGRGAPGTGTVPLEEHLDQLAKAGYEGLVGLEYKPGDRPSAEALEWLPREARAAH
- a CDS encoding SpoIIE family protein phosphatase; its protein translation is MVEGAVPGPGDEGRSWSTAQPGFWRQVVEQLNTALMVVGSTGRILAVNPAAERLLGRAATAMRGKDAHELLHRDAGGGSLIRERCPLLRALAAGVATSGEGDSHLRGDGRLVTISWSASPLADDGSFEGMAVLFTDVTGDHGARRERAAYTSALEDLTERLTLVAEITDVLGQTLETDEALARLGRLLVPRLADWAAVDLRAGSGQVHRVAVTGPAGRDPTLEGRREHLPEAGEADRSPLVHVLRGGAPVLWDEVVTAAAPPEAPLAAVHGDFLRTVGATSAITVPLGSRRQITGALTVVRTDPAHPFDADDLEVVSDIGRRVGLVIDNARRFGRQRAIAEAMQRNLLAPLPQPGRLRLAARYQPAPAGSQVGGDWYDAFELKDGTLALVIGDVVGHDLTAAAGMAQLHGILRSLAWDHSWDHAGPPGTIVDRLDDAMPAITTVSMATLVLARVEGHPDAGPWTLRWTSAGHPPPLLLTPGGHARYLEGGQGLLLGAPPDPGAGSRPNAAQPLPPGSTLLLYTDGLIEIPGSDLDTGLGRLRHHALALADAPLDTLCDELLARMPPGSADDVALLALRMPTD
- a CDS encoding PRC-barrel domain-containing protein, encoding MIRSADIREWRNHDVVDAKQRRIGMLEAVYVDTVTDEPAMATVRTGLPTRHRLVFVPLDDAVVGPGYVKVSYHKGQVRKAPSIGTDDVLPAEQEEEIFRHYGMTYRPGAGGARQLARR